From the Simplicispira suum genome, the window CGATCCTGGAGCGCGGATCGGTGTAGGCCCGTCCGACACGATCTCCAAACAGGCGGGCTCCTTCGACCATGGCCGGCTCTATTTCGACGGTGTCCACTTGCTTGACACGTGGGTCACCAAGCAGCGTATGCGTCGTCATGCCCGAACCAAATCCGATCACTCCCACATGGGCAGGTTTGTCCAGCATGGTAAGGGGCAGCGCGGCAGCCAGGGTCATGGTGGGCTCATCACTGGTGGGCCAGCCACCGTCCTTGACCATGATGCCGGCGTCGGGTTTGCCGTTGGTGGAAATGTTGGCGCTGCCATCGAACCCTGCAATCACGGCAACGCTCGAAGTTTTCCCGTCCCGGTAATAGACGACTTTCTGGGTGCCGGCATCGATTTCGGAGTCCCCGTACCTGAAAACGCCTGAGGCCAACTTCATGGGGTCGTATGGGATGCGCACGGCGACCATCAACGCAACGGCAGAAATACCGGCCGCCACCGCAAATCTAATCATTGAGTGACGTGAATTTATCTGCAGGCGGAGCAGAAACAGGCCAATGCCAATGTCCAAGACCGCTGCAACGCACAAGGTTAACTTCAGCCCGAGCGTCGGAATCAGCAAGTGAATGGCAGCGAACACACCTACGATGGAGCCGAGCGTGTTCCATGCATAAACGCGTCCGATGGCCCGCTCGCCCAGCCCTTCGCGTAGCAAGGTCACTGTGAACAACGGCAGAGTGGTGCCCGCAAAAAACGCGGCCGGAAGCATGATGGCAATGGCGATAGTGGCCGTGCCTAGATTGAAGAGGGCGTACCCGCCATCCGACTTGGCTAGTGAACCCATTAGCCATCCCACCCAGCTGAACGCGTTCGCGTACACACCAAGGGAGACAAGTGCGGCCACGCCCATGCCGACCTGCATCCAGCCCACCAAGCGCAAGGGCGATTCAGTGCGGTCAGCGTGGTTCCGCACCCAAAGACCGCCCAGCGCAATGCCGGCGATGAAGGAGGCCAGCATCAACTCAAATGCATGCATGGTGCTGCCGACGGCCATGCTAAGCATGCGAATCCAGACGATTTCGTAAGCAAATGACGCTGCGCCAGAAAGGGCGGTACCGAAGAGCACCAGTCGCAATAAGGGGTTTTGAAGAAGTCGCTGCTCCGGCGCAGCTTTTGCTTCTGTAGGTGCAACTGGCACCGGCTCGGGCTCGCGCGCCAGCCACCACGCAAGAGCTGCGACAAGGAAATTCAGAATGCCAGCAGCGACCATGGCGCCCGGCAGGCCCACCCAAGGCAAAAGAATGAACACAGCAGCCAGTGCGCCAATCGCTGCGCCTATGCTGTTGGTGAAATACAGTCCGCCCAGCAAGCTGCCTTCGCGACCCGGAAAGCGCCGGATCAGGCCACCGCTCATCAAGGGGAAGGTCATCCCCAGCAAAATGGTCTGAGGAAATATGAGCAGCGCTGCAATTCCCCAGCGCGCAATATCCACCGCCCACGGAGAGCCCAAAGCTGGAATCAGCCAATCGTAGCTGAAGGCAGCAACCCCAGTAAAAATCCAGTGAAACAGCAAACCGAGCACGCCAATGGCTGCCTCAATGAGGGCATAGCCCCGAACGAGGTTGCGCCAGCGCTGGCCGGCGTGGGCGATCCAGGCGGCACCCGTCGCCATTCCACCCATAAAAATAGCCAGAACGAGCGCCTGTGCATAGGCTGCGTGGCCGAGGAACAAGCCAAGGTAATGGGACCAGATGGACTGGTAAATGAGCCCGGCAAAACCAGACAGGACAAAAATGGCTAGCAGTGCGTGTCGGTGGCGGTGGTTTGTATCGGGGGACATTAAGGCAAGCTCCAGTAACCTAGCTCGGCAAGCCGAGAAAACAAAACGAAGTTACACGCAAAAACAATGCCTGGGGCAAAATTAGCGGTGCGTGAGTTCGGCAAGCTGCGCGGATTCTACGGACGCGCATGAAAGAGAAGGCAGAAGCAAGCGAAGCCATTGCTACAAGGGTCGTTCTGCCGCAACACTTGCCGCACGCAAGTCTGGTGCTAGGATGATTTGTCACGCCGAGTGGCTCATGAGTGGCTCACCTGTGATACGACTAACCCGGATATCGCCAAGGAGAATTCTTCCATGCTCAACCGCCGCCACCTCATCACATCCGCCCTCGCCAGCGCCGCTCTGCCTCACCTGGCCTTTGCCCAATCCCTAGAAAAATCCAAACTCACCCTCGCCGTGGGTGGCAAGAACCTCTTCTATTACCTGCCGCTCACCATTGCCGAGCAGCTTGGATATTTCAAGGACGAGGGGCTGGACGTCACCATCGTGGACTTCGCCGGCGGCTCCAAGGCGCTGCAGGCGGTGGTGGGAGGCAGTGCCGATGTGGTGTCGGGCGCTTTCGAGCACACGGTCAACATGCAGTTCAAGGGCCAGCCCATGCGCGCCTTTGTGTTGCAGGGGCTGGCGCCGCAGGTGGTGTTGGGCATCAACCCCAAGACCATGCCCGACTACAAAACGGTTGCGGACCTGCGCGGCAAGAAGATTGGCGTCACTGCGCCGGGCAGCTCCACCAATGTGATGGTGAACTATGTGCTGGCCAAGGCCGGCGTGAAGCCGAGCGAAGTGAGTTTTGTCGGCGTGGGCGCGGCCAACGGCGCGGTGGCCGCGATGCGCTCGGGGCAGATCGATGCCATCAGCAACCTCGACCCGGTCATCACGCTGCTGCAGCGCTCAGGCGATTTGAAAATCATTTCTGACACGCGCATCGTCTCTGAGGCCGAAAAAGTGTTTGGCGGCCCCATGCCGGCCGCCTGCCTGTACGCGCCGGAGCCCTTTGTGCGTGCCAACCCCGGTACCGTGCAGGCGTTGACCAATGCCATTGTCCGTGCGGACCGCTGGATTCATTCGGCGGGGCCCGGCGATGTGATCAAAGTGGTGCCCGAGAGCTATCTGCTGGGCGACCGCGCGGTCTACATCGACGGCTTCCTGGCAGCGCAAAAGGCGCTCTCGCCCGATGGCATGTTCCCGACGGCAGGCGCACAGACCGCGTACCGTGCCCTGGCCAGCGTCGACCCGAAGATCGCGGCAGCCAAGCTCGACCTGGACGCTGTCTACACCAACGAATTTGTCAAGAAGGCCAATGCTCGCAAGCGCGGCTGAGGTGCTTGATGCCACTGATAACCCGGCGGCAGCGCTCACGCTCACCGGCGTGGCCTGCACCTTTGTCAGCAAAGACGCACCTGACCAACGCTACACCGCCGTGCAGGACGTGGATTTGCGCGTGGGCGCGGGCGAGTTCGTCAGCGTCGTCGGCCCCACGGGCTGCGGCAAGAGCACGCTGCTGAACGTGGCCGCCGGCCTGCTGGCGCCCAGTCTGGGCAGCGTACAGGTGTTTGGCGAGCCCCTGGTGGGCCTGAACCGCCGCGCGGGCTACATGTTTCAGACGGAGAGCCTGATGCCCTGGCGTACCGCATTGGCCAATGTGTCGGCGGGGCTGGAGTTTCGCGGTACGCCGCTCAAGGAGGCCCAGGCCCTGGCCCAGGAATGGCTGGGGCGTGTGGGTCTGTCGGGCTTTGGCGACCGCTACCCGCACCAGATGAGCGGCGGCATGCGAAAGCGCGCCAGCCTGGCGCAGACCCTGGTGCTGGATCCGGACATCATCCTGATGGACGAGCCGTTTTCCGCGCTCGACATCCAGACCCGCCAGCTGATGGAAAACGAAGTACTGCAACTGTGGCAGGCCAAGCGCAAGGCAGTCCTGTTCATCACCCACGACCTGGACGAGGCCATCGCCATGAGCGACCGCGTGGTGGTGATGAGTGCCGGCCCGGCCTCGCACCCCATGGGCGAATTTGTGATCGACATTGCGCGCCCGCGCGACGTGGCCGAGATCAAATCCACGCCGCGCTTTCGCGAACTGCACGCCGGCATCTGGGATGTGCTGCGCGAGGAAGTGCTCAAGGGTTACCAGCAACAGTTGCAGAAAGTGGCCTGAACCATGTGGGAGAAAATCAAGCCCCGCGCTGCCACGCTGCGCGCCTGGCAGCTCGGCCTGCTGGTGCTACTTTTCCTGTTTTGGGACGCCATGACCCGTCCGGGCTTTATCCCGCCCTTCATGTTCGACAACGACCGCCAGGCCTCGTTCTTCTTTGGCCAGCCGCTGGTGATTTTTGCGCGCATCTGGCAGTGGTTCGTAACAGATGCCGACATTTACCGCCATCTGGGCGTAACGCTCGCGGAAACGGCCATGGCCTTTGCCATTGGCGCCGGCACCGGCCTGGCTGGCGGCCTGTGGCTGGCGCTCTCGCCCATGGCGTCGGCGCTGCTGGAACCCTATATCAAGGCCTTCAACTCGATGCCGCGCATCGTGCTGGCGCCGATCTTTTCGGTGTGGTTCGGCCTGGGCATGGGCTCCAAGGTGGCGCTGGGGGTCACGCTGGTGTTTTTCATCGTGTTCTTCAACGTCTACCAAGGCGTCAAGGAGGTAAGCCCGGTGGTGCTGGCCAACGCCCGCATGCTGGGCGCCAGCCAGCGGCAATTGCTGCGCTTCGTGTACTTGCCCAGCGCCACCAGCTGGGTGTTCAGCTCCCTGCATACCTCGGTGGGCCTGGCTTTCGTCGGCGCGGTGGTGGGTGAATACCTGGGTTCAAGCCAGGGCGTGGGCTATTTGATCCTGCAGGCCGAGGGCACGTTTGACATCAACACCGTGATGGCCGGCATTCTGGTACTGACGGCATTTGCCTTGGCTCTTGATGGCTTGGTGGGCCGCATCGAGCGGCGCCTGATGAAGTGGCAGCCCAAGGCCGGCGAGGTCGAAAAGCTGTAGCCAGTGGGCTGTACCGTAAATGCATTGCCTAGAAAACAGCGCCCTTCCTGCACAGTACTGCGTTGCAGATCCTCGTGATAGCAACGGCTATCACTGCGGTTTGCGCCTTGTCCTGAGCACGAATCCATCGATTTCATTTCAGGCAACTATTTACGGGGCAGCACACTAGCCATGCAGCCGCCGCAACCTGCAGCGTCGGCGCGGCTGGACGCTGCGTTGTCTGCGTTGGCCGTCCTGGCGCTGGCCCTGCCTTTCCTCTGGGGCTTGACCCGGCCGCCCAGCAGCAACTTCTGGCCCCTGGCAGCGAGCTGGCTGTGTGTCGCTGCTCTGTTGCTGATTTCCGCCGTGCAAGCGCTGCTGCGCCCACCCTGGGGCATGCAGACCTGGGCCCGCATCGTCGGCGCCGGGCTGCTGATGGCTGCGCTGGTATCGAGCGCCATCGGGCTGGCCCAGTACTTTGGTCTGGCCGACATGTTGTCACCCTGGGTCTACACCGCGCCCAGCGGCCAGGCCATGGGCAACCTGCGCCAGCGCAACCAGCAAGCGACGCTGCTGAGCCTGGGCGCGTGGGCGCTGGTGTGGTGGGTAGCGCAGCGTGGCGGCCGCTCCGAGCGTTTGCGTCGCTGGCCGGGTGCGGCGCACTGGGGGGGCATGGCCTTGCTGGCCATCGGTTGCGCCGCCACCGCCTCGCGCACGGGGCTGGCGCAATGGCTTCTTTTGCTGGTGCTGGTGGTGCTGTGGCATCGGCGGCTGGGCACTGCAGCGCTGCGTCTGTTGCTGGGGGGGTGTTGCTGTATGCCCTGGCCAGCTGGGTCCTTCCCATGCTGCTGTGGAAAGCCACGGGGGTGCAGGGCAGCGGGGTATTCACGCGCATGGCGGCGTCGTACGGCTGCGGCAGCCGGCGGCTGCTGTGGTCCAACGTGCTGGACCTGATTGCGTTGCGCCCCTGGCTGGGCTGGGGCTGGGGCGAGCTGGATTACGCGCACTACGTCACCTTGTTTCCGGGCGGGCGTTTCTGCGCACTGCTGGACAACGCGCACAACCTGCCGCTGCAACTTGCGGTGGAGCTGGGCGTGCCTGTGGCGCTGTTGCTTTGTGGCAGCGCCGCCGTGTGGACCTGGCGTGCGCGCCCCTGGGCCGAAACCCAGGCGCCGCGCCAGCTCGCCTGGGGGGTGCTGCTGCCCATCGGCCTGCACAGTCTGCTGGAGTTTCCGCTCTGGTATGGGCCCTTCCAGCTGGCGGCGCTGGGCGCGCTGGCGCTGCTGACGGGAGGTTTTTGTCTCCGATATTTCAAGCAAAAATGGCCTCTAGCGCAATATGTAAAAGCGTTAGCAGCTATTGTTTTGATAGTTTGTATCGCGCTTCTGGGCGTGCAGTATTCCGCCCTGAGCCAGCTCTATCTGCCAGCGGCCAGCCGCAGCCAGACGCTGACCGTTTTGGCCGATGGCCGCCTGGCGCAGGCGCCGCTGTGGCCCGATGCCGCGCGCTTTGCCCGGCTCACCACGATGACCGTGAACGCGGGCAATGCCGCCGAGGCGCACGCGCTGGCGCTGGATTTGCTGCATTACTCGCCCGAGCCACGTGTCATCGAGCGCTTGATCGAAAGCGCCGAGCTGCTGGGACGCACGGGTGAGGCGCAGTTTCACCGCCAGCGCTATGCCGCCGCCTACCCGTCGGCCTATTCCCGCTGGCTGCGCGGTGGGAAGGCGTCGGCCGCTGCAGAGTGACGGCCGCCGCTTACGCGCCTGCGCCGGCCACAAAACTCCCCGACTTGCCGCCATGCTTTTCCAGCACGCGCACGCCGTGGATGGACATGCCCCGGTCCACCGCCTTGCACATGTCGTAGATGGTCAGCAAGGCCACCTGCACGGCGGTCAGCGCCTCCATTTCCACGCCGGTGAGGCCGACGGTTTCCACCGTGGCGGTGCAGGCAATGCCAATGGCGCCCGCATGCTGGCTGCTGGCCGGCGCGAAATCGATTGCCACGCGGGTGAGCGCGAGCGGATGGCACAGGGGGATCAGGTCGCTGGTCTTCTTCGCGCCCTGGATGCCGGCGATGCGGGCGATGCCCAGCACGTCGCCCTTTTTGGCGTTGCCGGCCTCGATCAGCGCCAGGGTGGTTGGCAGCATCTCGATGCGGCCGGTGGCAAGGGCGATGCGGTGCGTGGCGGGCTTGGCGGCTACGTCCACCATGTGGGCCTGGCCCTGGGCGTCGAAGTGGGTGAGTGCGGACATGGGCAAGAATGGGCTGGGCCGAAGGGTGGCAAGGGGGGCCTGCGCAGCGAACCTTCGCCGCGTCGGGCCATCATACGGAACTGCCGCCACGCCGTTGTGGTGTCAATAGCCAGCCGCAATGAGGAATTTTGATGCCGAATTGGCCTCCAGCGCTTATCTGTAAATCGTTCTTAGCTATCGTTTTGGTAGTTATGGGCGCGCTCGCCCAGGCGCAGCCCGCCCGCCTGCCCACGCTGGGTGACGGCGGTGACATGAGCGCGGGCGCGGAGCGGCGCCTGGGCGACGGCATTGCGCGGGAGCTGTACCGCGATCCGGACTACATCGACGATCCGCAGCTCACCGAGTACGTGCAGGACATGTGGCAGGCGCTGATTGCCGCAGCGCGCGCCCGCGGTGAAATATCCGCCGAGCTCGATGATCGCTTTGCGTTTGAGCTCTTTCTTGGGCGCGATCGCACGGTGAACGCCTTTGCCTTGCCCGGAGGCTATTTGGGTGTGAACCTGGGCTTGGTGGGTGTGGTGAGCACGCCCGATGAACTCGCCTCGGTGCTGGCGCACGAGCTGAGCCACATCAGCCAGCGCCATATTGCGCGCCTGATCGGGCGCCAGAAGGTGCAGACGCCGCTCATGATGGGTGCCATGGTGCTAGGCATGCTGGCGGCCAGCAAGAACCCCCAGGCAGGGCAGGCGCTGGCCATTGGCGGACAGGCGCTGGCGGTGCAGACACAGCTCAATTTTTCGCGCGACATGGAGCGCGAGGCGGACCGCGTGGGTCTGGGCCTGATGGTACCGGCCGGCTTTGCGCCGCAGGGTTTCGTCAGCATGTTCGACAAGCTGCAGCAAGCCAACCGCATCAACGACAACGGCTCCTGGCCCTACCTGCGCAGCCACCCGCTGACCACGCAGCGCATCGCCGACATGCAGGCGCGCCAGCCCCCGGACGCGCGGGCCGTGCCGCGCGATCGGGGCGAGTTTTCGCTCCTCAACCACGTGCTGCTGGCAGCGCGTGCGCGCGTTCTCTCCGCCCCCGGCGTGGACGTACTGCGGCAATGGGTGGCAGAGCCGGCCGGCCTGGGTTTTTCCGAACGCCCGGCCGCTGAACGTGCGGCGGTTTTGTACGCCAGCGCGCTTGCGGCCAGCGAATTGCGCGACAGTGCGCGGGCGCGCCAATGGCTGGCCCGCTTGCAGCCCCTGGTGGCGGCCGACGCGGCAGCCAGTCGCCAGGCGCGGCTGTTGGGCGCAGACATTGAACTGCGGGCGGGCGCTCCGGCGGCGGCGCTCGCCGCCTTGCCCATGCCGGGCGCTTCTGCAGGTTCGGCTTTGCGCCCCGAAGTGCTGCTGCGCGCTCAGGCACTGCTGGCGCTGGGCCGCGCGGGCGAGGCGTCGGGCGCCTTGCAAAGCTGGGTGGCGCTGCACCCGCAGGATGCGACGGCCTGGCAGGCGCTGGCGTCGAACTGGCAGGCGCAGGGACAGGTGCTGCGCGCGGTGCGCGCCGAGGGTGAAGCGCGTGCCGCGCAGTACGACTACGCGGCGGCGGTGGACCGCTTCAAGGCCGGGCAGGCGCTGGCGGCCCAAAGCGGCACGCCTGCGGACTATGTGGAGGTCTCCATCATCGACACGCGCCTGCGCGCCGTGCAGTTACTTCTTCGCGAACAAACCGCCGAGCGCTGATTCGATCAACAGACCCAGTAGCGAATAGATCAGCGAGCCCAGAAGCGCGGCGCCAAAGCCGCTGACGTGAAAGCCGCTCAGCACACCCGCCGCAGACCAGAACATCAGCGCGTTGATGACAAACAGAAACAGCCCCACCGTGACGATGGTGACCGGCAGCGTCAGAATGACCAGCACCGGGCGCAGCACGGCGTTGAACAGGCCGATGACGAAGGCTGCAATCAGCGCGGAGCCAAAGCTTTCCACCTGCACGCCGCTGTAGAGATAGGCGACTGCGAGCAGCGCGGTGGCGCTGAGCAGCCATTTGGCAAGGATTTTCAACATGCGTTCAGCATAGCGCCTTCAGCCCGCCGGCGCTGCCGCCTTGTTTCGGGCTGCGGTCCATTTGCCCAGTCCCAGCACCAGCAGTGCGCCGGCCACACCGGCACCGTATTTGATGGCGCCACTGGTCTGGTCGATCTTGGGCATCCAGGCCAGCGTGTCGGCGACGGCGAGTGCCGGGTCGGACACCAGCATGGTGCCGGCAATCCAGCCCAGCAGCATGCCGCCAAAGGTGATGATGGAGGGGAAGCGGTCCATCAGCTTGATCACCAACTGACTGCCCCAGACGATGATCGGAATGCTGATCACCAGCCCGAAGATCACCAGCGGCATCTCATGGTGATCGGCTGCGCCCTGGGCCGCTCCGGCAATGGCAATCACGTTGTCGATGCTCATCACCAGGTCGGCGACGATGATGG encodes:
- a CDS encoding phage holin family protein, which produces MKILAKWLLSATALLAVAYLYSGVQVESFGSALIAAFVIGLFNAVLRPVLVILTLPVTIVTVGLFLFVINALMFWSAAGVLSGFHVSGFGAALLGSLIYSLLGLLIESALGGLFAKK
- a CDS encoding ABC transporter ATP-binding protein translates to MLDATDNPAAALTLTGVACTFVSKDAPDQRYTAVQDVDLRVGAGEFVSVVGPTGCGKSTLLNVAAGLLAPSLGSVQVFGEPLVGLNRRAGYMFQTESLMPWRTALANVSAGLEFRGTPLKEAQALAQEWLGRVGLSGFGDRYPHQMSGGMRKRASLAQTLVLDPDIILMDEPFSALDIQTRQLMENEVLQLWQAKRKAVLFITHDLDEAIAMSDRVVVMSAGPASHPMGEFVIDIARPRDVAEIKSTPRFRELHAGIWDVLREEVLKGYQQQLQKVA
- a CDS encoding TerC family protein, with protein sequence MEQFLTPEFWVAVGQIVMIDILLGGDNAVVIALACRKLPPAQRTRGILWGTAGAIVLRVVLIFFALTLLAIPFLKLAGALLLVWIGVKLLAPDPDDDHSNIAASDKLLAAIKTIIVADLVMSIDNVIAIAGAAQGAADHHEMPLVIFGLVISIPIIVWGSQLVIKLMDRFPSIITFGGMLLGWIAGTMLVSDPALAVADTLAWMPKIDQTSGAIKYGAGVAGALLVLGLGKWTAARNKAAAPAG
- a CDS encoding ABC transporter substrate-binding protein: MLNRRHLITSALASAALPHLAFAQSLEKSKLTLAVGGKNLFYYLPLTIAEQLGYFKDEGLDVTIVDFAGGSKALQAVVGGSADVVSGAFEHTVNMQFKGQPMRAFVLQGLAPQVVLGINPKTMPDYKTVADLRGKKIGVTAPGSSTNVMVNYVLAKAGVKPSEVSFVGVGAANGAVAAMRSGQIDAISNLDPVITLLQRSGDLKIISDTRIVSEAEKVFGGPMPAACLYAPEPFVRANPGTVQALTNAIVRADRWIHSAGPGDVIKVVPESYLLGDRAVYIDGFLAAQKALSPDGMFPTAGAQTAYRALASVDPKIAAAKLDLDAVYTNEFVKKANARKRG
- a CDS encoding PglL family O-oligosaccharyltransferase, producing MASFAGAGGAVASAAGHCSAASVAGGVLLYALASWVLPMLLWKATGVQGSGVFTRMAASYGCGSRRLLWSNVLDLIALRPWLGWGWGELDYAHYVTLFPGGRFCALLDNAHNLPLQLAVELGVPVALLLCGSAAVWTWRARPWAETQAPRQLAWGVLLPIGLHSLLEFPLWYGPFQLAALGALALLTGGFCLRYFKQKWPLAQYVKALAAIVLIVCIALLGVQYSALSQLYLPAASRSQTLTVLADGRLAQAPLWPDAARFARLTTMTVNAGNAAEAHALALDLLHYSPEPRVIERLIESAELLGRTGEAQFHRQRYAAAYPSAYSRWLRGGKASAAAE
- a CDS encoding M48 family metalloprotease; translation: MGALAQAQPARLPTLGDGGDMSAGAERRLGDGIARELYRDPDYIDDPQLTEYVQDMWQALIAAARARGEISAELDDRFAFELFLGRDRTVNAFALPGGYLGVNLGLVGVVSTPDELASVLAHELSHISQRHIARLIGRQKVQTPLMMGAMVLGMLAASKNPQAGQALAIGGQALAVQTQLNFSRDMEREADRVGLGLMVPAGFAPQGFVSMFDKLQQANRINDNGSWPYLRSHPLTTQRIADMQARQPPDARAVPRDRGEFSLLNHVLLAARARVLSAPGVDVLRQWVAEPAGLGFSERPAAERAAVLYASALAASELRDSARARQWLARLQPLVAADAAASRQARLLGADIELRAGAPAAALAALPMPGASAGSALRPEVLLRAQALLALGRAGEASGALQSWVALHPQDATAWQALASNWQAQGQVLRAVRAEGEARAAQYDYAAAVDRFKAGQALAAQSGTPADYVEVSIIDTRLRAVQLLLREQTAER
- a CDS encoding fused MFS/spermidine synthase, with protein sequence MSPDTNHRHRHALLAIFVLSGFAGLIYQSIWSHYLGLFLGHAAYAQALVLAIFMGGMATGAAWIAHAGQRWRNLVRGYALIEAAIGVLGLLFHWIFTGVAAFSYDWLIPALGSPWAVDIARWGIAALLIFPQTILLGMTFPLMSGGLIRRFPGREGSLLGGLYFTNSIGAAIGALAAVFILLPWVGLPGAMVAAGILNFLVAALAWWLAREPEPVPVAPTEAKAAPEQRLLQNPLLRLVLFGTALSGAASFAYEIVWIRMLSMAVGSTMHAFELMLASFIAGIALGGLWVRNHADRTESPLRLVGWMQVGMGVAALVSLGVYANAFSWVGWLMGSLAKSDGGYALFNLGTATIAIAIMLPAAFFAGTTLPLFTVTLLREGLGERAIGRVYAWNTLGSIVGVFAAIHLLIPTLGLKLTLCVAAVLDIGIGLFLLRLQINSRHSMIRFAVAAGISAVALMVAVRIPYDPMKLASGVFRYGDSEIDAGTQKVVYYRDGKTSSVAVIAGFDGSANISTNGKPDAGIMVKDGGWPTSDEPTMTLAAALPLTMLDKPAHVGVIGFGSGMTTHTLLGDPRVKQVDTVEIEPAMVEGARLFGDRVGRAYTDPRSRIVIDDAKAFFAANPTKYDIVISEPSNPWISGVGTLFSKEFYQFVPTYLNENGLFVQWVQLYEINEELIGSIFNAMSPHFEDYAAWMTNGSDMLIVASPKGKLPKSDLNRLFQNPGPLKAELARLGITTQEILDFRKIADARMLRGIARLYNQLPPNSDYFPILGLYAPKSRYQGITAEAISTLPAQEAILLEASGIRLPLPLHMVPSKLAHFPADTMTWRARALLAELAGQLGTQLPDLLPARNLSPAILMREAARKACEQSWNPATSHQLSIRIREFSVLTNAFLPSSALRDVWSRRDWIPCKVTSPDIARTLSLMNAISTRDWNAMQDEGRKWFALPPQDSAIYRDYEDMALSALLLSLAHQDQWKELLEADEQIGLPEKSDNVYQLHRRLLRAMARDQNGPGLN
- a CDS encoding ABC transporter permease, with the protein product MWEKIKPRAATLRAWQLGLLVLLFLFWDAMTRPGFIPPFMFDNDRQASFFFGQPLVIFARIWQWFVTDADIYRHLGVTLAETAMAFAIGAGTGLAGGLWLALSPMASALLEPYIKAFNSMPRIVLAPIFSVWFGLGMGSKVALGVTLVFFIVFFNVYQGVKEVSPVVLANARMLGASQRQLLRFVYLPSATSWVFSSLHTSVGLAFVGAVVGEYLGSSQGVGYLILQAEGTFDINTVMAGILVLTAFALALDGLVGRIERRLMKWQPKAGEVEKL
- the moaC gene encoding cyclic pyranopterin monophosphate synthase MoaC, whose product is MSALTHFDAQGQAHMVDVAAKPATHRIALATGRIEMLPTTLALIEAGNAKKGDVLGIARIAGIQGAKKTSDLIPLCHPLALTRVAIDFAPASSQHAGAIGIACTATVETVGLTGVEMEALTAVQVALLTIYDMCKAVDRGMSIHGVRVLEKHGGKSGSFVAGAGA